A single window of Mugil cephalus isolate CIBA_MC_2020 chromosome 1, CIBA_Mcephalus_1.1, whole genome shotgun sequence DNA harbors:
- the LOC125007825 gene encoding tripartite motif-containing protein 16-like, producing the protein MKNNSSRRVRADWLHSLSHVVQIRAQTRVTSRKQKLTLSSTLRGEMEQKGVHLDRETFSCSICLDLLKDPVTTSCGHSYCMNCIKSHWDEEDQKGIYSCPQCRKTFIPRPVLEKHTMLAELVEQLKKTGLQAAPADHCYAGPEDVACDVCTGRKRKASKSCLVCLASYCEKHLQPHYDAAPFKKHKLVEPSKKLQENICSRHDEVMKIFCRTDQQIICYLCTMDEHKGHETVPAAAERAEKQKEVEVMLQKNLQGIQERKKDVELLRQELKAIKDSADKTVKDSKEMFTEMIRLLQKRSSDVEQLVRSQQETEESRVKDVEEKLEQQITELERKGSELKQLLKTEDHNQFLHNYPSLPPPSESTHSSSIKIRPLRYFKDVKAAVTETREKLQDILRETWTNISVTVTEVDVLLPQPEPKTRDEFWKYSREITLDPNTADTELLLSEGNRKVTFMNQPQSYSDHPDRFTFYCQVLSRESLTGRCYWEVEWRGEGGVDVAYKNISRAGYESSFGYNDKSWSLDCDTDSYEFYYNKVSTSVSGPVSSRVGVYLDHRAGLLSFYSVSETMTLLHRVQTTFTQPLYAGLGLGSGSTAELIKVK; encoded by the coding sequence atgaaaaacaacagctccAGAAGAGTGAGAGCTGATTGGCTCCATTCACTGTCACATGTTGTTCAGATCAGAGCTCAGACTAGAGTCACTTCTAGGAAACAGAAACTCACTCTGTCGTCgacactgagaggagaaatggagcagaaaggagttcatctggacagagaaaccttctcttgttccatctgtctggatctactgaaggatcctgtgactacttcctgtggacacagctactgcatgaactgtattaaaagccactgggatgaagaagaccagaagggaatctacagctgccctcagtgcaggaagactttcataccgaggcctgtcctggagaaacacaccatgttagcagagttagtggagcagctgaagaagactggactccaagctgctccagctgatcactgctatgctggacctgaagatgtggcctgtgatgtctgcactgggaGAAAGCGGAAAGCCTCcaagtcctgtctggtctgtctggcctcttactgtgagaaacacctccaacctcACTATGATGCAGCTCCAttcaagaaacacaagctggtggagccctccaagaagctccaggagaacatctgctctcgtcatgatgaggtgatgaagattttctgtcgtactgatcagcagattatctgttatctctgcacaatggatgaacataaaggccatgAAACagtcccagctgcagcagaaagggctgagaagcagaaggaggtggaggtgatgctaCAGAAAAACCTGCAGGGAatccaggagagaaagaaagatgtggagctgcttagacaggagctgaaggccatcaaagactctgctgataaaacagtgaaggacagtaAGGAGatgttcactgagatgatccgtctcctccagaaaagaagctctgatgtggagcagctggtcagatcccagcaggaaactgaagagagtcgagtcaaagatgttgaggagaagctggagcagcagatcactgagctggagaggaaaggctccgagctgaagcagctcttaaagacagaggatcacaaccagtttctacacaactacccctcactgccaccacccagtgagtctactcactcatccagcatcaagatTCGTCCTCTGAGGTACTTTAAGgacgtgaaagcagctgtgacagagaccagagagaaactacaggacattctgagagagacatggacaaacatttcagtgacagtgactgaagtggatgttttactgccacaaccagagccaaagaccagagatgaattctggaaatattcacgtgaaatcacactggatccaaacacagcagacacagagctgttattatctgagggaaacagaaaagtcacatttatgAATCAACCTCAGTCTTAttctgatcatccagacagatttactttttattgtcaggtcctgagtagagagagtctgactggacgttgttactgggaggtggagtggagaggagaaggaggagttgATGTcgcatacaagaatatcagcagagcaggaTATGAAAGTTCATTTGGATAcaatgacaaatcttggtcaTTAGATTGTGACACAGACAGTTATGAATTTTACTACAACAAAGTCTCAACTTCTGTCTCAGGTCCTGtttcctccagagtaggagtgtacctggatcacagagcaggtcttctgtctttctacagcgtctctgaaaccatgactctcctccacagagtccagaccacattcactcagcctctctatgCTGGACTTGGTCTTGGTTCTGGATCCACTGCTGAGTTGATTAAAGTGAAATAG